In Lemur catta isolate mLemCat1 chromosome 1, mLemCat1.pri, whole genome shotgun sequence, one DNA window encodes the following:
- the CFL2 gene encoding cofilin-2 isoform X2: protein MASGVTVNDEVIKVFNDMKVRKSSTQEEIKKRKKAVLFCLSDDKRQIIVEEAKQILVGDIGDTVEDPYTSFVKLLPLNDCRYALYDATYETKESKKEDLVFIFWAPESAPLKSKMIYASSKDAIKKKFTGIKHEWQVNGLDDIKDRSTLGEKLGGNVVVSLEGKPL from the exons ATG GCTTCTGGAGTTACAGTGAATGATGAAGTCATCAAAGTTTTTAATGATATGAAAGTAAGGAAATCTTCTACACAAGAGGagatcaaaaaaagaaagaaggcagttCTCTTCTGTTTAAGCGATGACAAAAGACAAATAATTGTAGAGGAAGCAAAGCAGATCTTGGTGGGTGACATTGGTGATACTGTAGAGGACCCCTACACATCTTTTGTGAAGTTGCTACCTCTGAATGATTGCCGATATGCTTTGTACGATGCCACATACGAAACAAAAGAGTCTAAGAAAGAAGACCTAGTATTTATATTCTG ggcTCCTGAAAGTGCACCTTTAAAAAGCAAGATGATTTATGCTAGCTCTAAAGAcgccattaaaaagaaatttacag gTATTAAACATGAGTGGCAAGTAAATGGCTTGGATGATATTAAGGACCGTTCGACACTTGGAGAGAAATTGGGAGGCAATGTAGTAGTTTCACTTGAAGGAAAACCATTATAA
- the CFL2 gene encoding cofilin-2 isoform X3, whose product MKVRKSSTQEEIKKRKKAVLFCLSDDKRQIIVEEAKQILVGDIGDTVEDPYTSFVKLLPLNDCRYALYDATYETKESKKEDLVFIFWAPESAPLKSKMIYASSKDAIKKKFTGIKHEWQVNGLDDIKDRSTLGEKLGGNVVVSLEGKPL is encoded by the exons ATGAAAGTAAGGAAATCTTCTACACAAGAGGagatcaaaaaaagaaagaaggcagttCTCTTCTGTTTAAGCGATGACAAAAGACAAATAATTGTAGAGGAAGCAAAGCAGATCTTGGTGGGTGACATTGGTGATACTGTAGAGGACCCCTACACATCTTTTGTGAAGTTGCTACCTCTGAATGATTGCCGATATGCTTTGTACGATGCCACATACGAAACAAAAGAGTCTAAGAAAGAAGACCTAGTATTTATATTCTG ggcTCCTGAAAGTGCACCTTTAAAAAGCAAGATGATTTATGCTAGCTCTAAAGAcgccattaaaaagaaatttacag gTATTAAACATGAGTGGCAAGTAAATGGCTTGGATGATATTAAGGACCGTTCGACACTTGGAGAGAAATTGGGAGGCAATGTAGTAGTTTCACTTGAAGGAAAACCATTATAA